The following are from one region of the Terriglobia bacterium genome:
- a CDS encoding DUF3106 domain-containing protein produces MTRGKRKLFWVVPAAIVGIALFVFIGGEIVMRLWNWLLPMLFGWRQITFWQAIGILALCRILFGAHGFRGTRSNMRRRMQERMDERWDRMTPEERERLRQSWRGRCGFGPSAGEGQGQ; encoded by the coding sequence ATGACCAGAGGAAAGCGAAAATTATTTTGGGTTGTTCCGGCGGCAATTGTAGGTATAGCGCTCTTTGTCTTCATCGGCGGGGAAATCGTCATGCGCCTGTGGAATTGGCTGCTGCCAATGTTGTTCGGCTGGCGACAGATTACCTTCTGGCAGGCCATTGGAATTCTGGCGCTGTGCCGGATTCTTTTTGGCGCACATGGTTTTCGCGGGACTCGTTCCAATATGCGTCGCCGCATGCAGGAGCGCATGGATGAGCGCTGGGATCGCATGACGCCCGAAGAGCGTGAACGGTTGCGGCAGAGCTGGCGCGGACGTTGCGGCTTTGGTCCATCCGCTGGCGAAGGCCAGGGACAATGA
- a CDS encoding sigma-70 family RNA polymerase sigma factor translates to MALEQDQRISEVVKREGSRLRNFIRRRVADPRDVEDVLQDVFYRLVEANRLLMPIDHVTGWLFRVARNRITDLFRKKTPERFSDTAVEGEEGELLLIEDLLPSPDAGPEALYFRNLLLDELELALNELPDEQREVFVAHELEGRSFKDLAEETGVSVNTLLSRKRYAVLQLRERLRSIYDEL, encoded by the coding sequence ATGGCACTCGAACAGGACCAGCGGATTTCCGAAGTGGTGAAGCGGGAAGGTTCCCGGTTGCGCAACTTCATCCGCCGGCGCGTGGCTGATCCTCGCGACGTTGAGGACGTTCTTCAGGATGTCTTTTACCGGCTGGTAGAAGCCAATCGCCTGCTGATGCCGATTGACCACGTTACCGGCTGGCTTTTTCGCGTGGCGCGCAATCGCATTACCGATCTCTTCAGAAAGAAGACGCCGGAGCGCTTTAGCGACACGGCGGTTGAAGGCGAAGAGGGCGAGCTGTTACTGATCGAAGACCTGTTGCCTTCGCCTGATGCCGGGCCGGAAGCGCTCTATTTCCGTAATCTGCTTCTGGATGAACTGGAACTTGCGCTCAATGAACTGCCTGACGAGCAACGGGAAGTGTTCGTCGCACATGAACTGGAAGGGCGCAGCTTTAAGGACTTGGCGGAAGAAACCGGCGTGAGCGTGAATACGCTGCTCTCGCGCAAACGCTATGCGGTGCTGCAACTGCGCGAGCGTTTGCGAAGTATTTATGACGAATTATGA
- a CDS encoding DUF4386 domain-containing protein: MAIYTVNESQRKAAKAAGILYLFTILIANLTEFYVRGCLIVRGDALHTVGNIAAHEQLFRIGIAGDLVMLAASVMLVVALYGILKPVNRTLALLAAFWRLVECAIAAATVGTDFAAVHSLTSSNSLPALNTEQLQSLARLLISLDAGGNRVAALFFGLGSTMFCYLWFKSRYIPRLLAALGILASLVPTLVPLSTIVFSSLADAPLRRARSGIPIAIFEVIVGLWLLIKGINAPTPTKSSTSYGPSSSAT; this comes from the coding sequence ATGGCGATCTACACCGTCAACGAGTCACAACGCAAAGCCGCTAAAGCAGCCGGCATCCTATACCTGTTCACAATCCTTATTGCGAACCTTACTGAATTTTATGTACGCGGCTGTTTGATCGTGCGGGGAGATGCCCTTCACACCGTCGGCAATATTGCTGCGCATGAGCAGCTTTTTCGGATTGGCATCGCCGGCGATCTGGTTATGTTAGCCGCCAGCGTCATGCTGGTAGTGGCTCTATACGGCATACTCAAGCCTGTTAACAGGACGCTGGCCCTGCTTGCAGCGTTCTGGCGTCTGGTGGAATGCGCCATCGCTGCGGCCACGGTTGGGACCGATTTCGCGGCAGTGCACTCTCTAACCAGCTCCAATTCCTTGCCAGCGCTGAACACGGAGCAGTTGCAATCGCTGGCCCGATTGTTGATCAGCCTGGATGCCGGCGGAAATCGGGTTGCCGCCTTGTTCTTTGGACTCGGTTCGACCATGTTCTGCTACCTTTGGTTCAAGTCGCGTTATATTCCTCGGCTGTTGGCAGCCTTGGGGATTCTTGCGTCTCTGGTGCCGACGTTAGTGCCTTTGTCCACTATTGTGTTCTCTTCTTTAGCTGATGCTCCGCTGCGTAGGGCCCGCTCAGGAATCCCGATTGCTATCTTTGAAGTGATTGTGGGACTTTGGCTGCTGATTAAGGGGATCAATGCGCCCACGCCAACCAAGTCCAGTACCTCATACGGCCCATCGTCCTCAGCAACTTAG
- a CDS encoding ABC transporter permease, with protein sequence MNTPNIAMPEPSLSTQASVPRTISYAQGFYWSVRRELWENRLIYIAPLAAAVIFLIALLINLITLRHRMHGSTWAINLRDLQKPFALPHELSAALIMGIALVVGIFYSLDALYGERRDRSILFWKSMPVSDLTTVLSKFAIPLLIIPVLSYAIAVVTQFIMLLLASAVLVGSGANIAALWTQQSFFRSTLDLFYHMLTVHGLWYAPLYAWLLLVSAAAPRAPFVWAVLPPFVIWGVEKIAFNTTYFLSLLKVRLMGPPDPEMTMSRNADLMSTLIPHHFFGQPGLWAGLAVAAVFLAIAVRLRRYRGPI encoded by the coding sequence ATGAACACTCCAAACATCGCCATGCCAGAACCTTCGCTCAGCACGCAGGCAAGCGTTCCCCGGACGATCTCTTATGCCCAGGGCTTTTACTGGTCTGTGCGGCGTGAGCTCTGGGAGAACCGCCTGATTTATATCGCGCCGCTCGCTGCAGCCGTCATCTTCCTGATCGCTCTCCTGATTAATTTGATTACTCTGCGGCACCGCATGCACGGCAGCACGTGGGCCATCAACCTGCGGGACCTTCAAAAGCCATTCGCCTTGCCCCACGAATTATCAGCGGCCCTGATCATGGGGATCGCTCTTGTCGTGGGAATCTTTTACTCGCTGGACGCGCTCTACGGCGAACGTCGCGACCGCAGCATCCTCTTCTGGAAATCGATGCCGGTCTCCGATCTCACCACAGTTCTTTCCAAGTTTGCGATTCCGCTGTTGATTATCCCGGTGCTCTCTTATGCCATCGCGGTGGTTACGCAGTTCATCATGCTGCTGCTGGCCAGTGCTGTATTGGTCGGAAGCGGCGCAAACATCGCCGCACTGTGGACACAACAGTCTTTCTTTCGTTCCACGCTCGACCTCTTTTACCACATGCTCACCGTTCATGGGCTCTGGTACGCGCCTCTTTACGCGTGGCTGCTGCTGGTCTCCGCCGCGGCGCCGCGGGCGCCATTTGTATGGGCCGTCCTGCCGCCCTTCGTGATCTGGGGCGTGGAAAAAATTGCCTTCAATACCACGTATTTTCTGTCGTTGTTAAAAGTACGGCTGATGGGGCCACCGGATCCCGAGATGACGATGTCCCGGAATGCGGATCTCATGAGCACGCTTATTCCGCACCATTTCTTTGGCCAGCCAGGACTCTGGGCAGGACTGGCGGTTGCTGCGGTGTTTCTAGCCATCGCTGTACGCCTGCGCCGCTATCGCGGGCCGATCTGA
- a CDS encoding ABC transporter ATP-binding protein translates to MACIEARGLRKSFGTTVALDGINLRVEDGRILGIIGPNGAGKTTALNAILGLTPYQGELRVLGRNPWTERDELTRDVCFIADVAVLPRWIKVSQALDYVAGVHPRFDRAKAESFLARTTIGRDRKVKHLSKGMVAQLHLALVMAIDAKLLVLDEPTLGLDLLYRKQFYDSLLNDYFDRNRTIVVTTHQVDELQNVLTDLMFMDRGRIVLDCSMEEIESRYVEVTVNPAQVAAARALKPIHERETLGRSVMLFDRVDRGQLAALGEMRTSSIADLFVAVVGNHAGQPKGAAV, encoded by the coding sequence ATGGCATGCATAGAAGCTCGCGGTCTCCGCAAATCATTTGGAACCACTGTCGCGCTGGACGGTATCAACTTGCGCGTGGAAGATGGCCGTATTCTCGGCATCATCGGCCCCAACGGCGCGGGCAAAACCACCGCGCTCAACGCGATTCTTGGCCTCACTCCCTACCAGGGCGAACTGCGCGTACTTGGGCGTAACCCATGGACCGAGCGCGATGAGCTCACGCGCGATGTCTGCTTCATCGCCGATGTCGCCGTGCTGCCGCGTTGGATCAAGGTTTCTCAGGCGCTCGACTACGTTGCCGGCGTGCATCCGCGCTTTGATCGCGCCAAGGCAGAGAGCTTTCTCGCCCGGACAACCATCGGCCGCGACCGCAAGGTGAAGCATCTGTCCAAGGGCATGGTGGCACAACTGCATCTCGCATTGGTGATGGCCATCGACGCGAAATTACTGGTCTTGGACGAGCCCACGCTAGGCCTCGACCTTCTCTATCGCAAACAATTTTACGATTCGTTGCTGAATGACTACTTTGATCGCAACCGCACCATTGTGGTCACCACGCACCAGGTGGATGAGCTACAGAATGTCCTCACCGATCTTATGTTCATGGATCGCGGCCGCATTGTGCTGGATTGCAGCATGGAAGAGATCGAGTCGCGTTACGTGGAAGTCACGGTGAATCCCGCGCAGGTTGCGGCAGCGCGTGCGCTCAAACCGATTCATGAGCGAGAGACGCTTGGCCGCAGCGTGATGCTGTTTGATCGTGTCGACCGCGGACAACTGGCCGCTCTGGGAGAAATGCGCACGTCCAGCATCGCTGACTTATTCGTTGCCGTGGTGGGCAACCATGCAGGCCAGCCGAAAGGAGCCGCTGTATGA
- a CDS encoding GntR family transcriptional regulator yields the protein MDREWNDSQPIYRQLRDRVVAMILDGVLKEGDPLPSVRTVAAEYRVNPLTVLKGYQQLVDDGLVETRRGLGMFVNPGARDLLLQGERQKFLTDDWPRIRETIQRLGLKVEQLLNGDGPAQSSSDSAPQKTDDSNPPGSNPTKKEER from the coding sequence ATGGACCGTGAATGGAATGACAGCCAGCCGATATACCGCCAGCTGCGGGACCGCGTCGTCGCAATGATCCTCGACGGAGTCCTGAAAGAAGGCGATCCGCTGCCCTCGGTGCGCACCGTCGCCGCCGAATATCGGGTCAATCCGCTCACGGTCCTCAAGGGTTATCAGCAACTGGTAGACGATGGCCTGGTGGAAACCCGGCGCGGGCTTGGCATGTTTGTGAATCCCGGCGCGCGCGATTTGCTGCTGCAAGGTGAGCGGCAGAAATTTCTAACCGACGATTGGCCGAGGATACGGGAAACCATTCAACGACTTGGCCTGAAGGTGGAACAACTACTGAACGGCGACGGCCCAGCCCAATCTTCTTCCGATTCCGCACCCCAAAAAACCGACGACTCGAATCCCCCCGGCTCGAATCCCACAAAAAAAGAGGAGCGCTGA
- a CDS encoding isocitrate lyase/phosphoenolpyruvate mutase family protein has translation MTPEPRTPVSQPSATVSSATLTLAQKAEQLLELHHAPQPLVLINVWDAASAAMVEHCGLPAIATSSAAMANALGFPDGQYLPWAQMLEAVARVCRAVKVPVTADIESGFAANVTALENSITQIIQAGAVGVNLEDVMPANPVHQTADSKNAEAVRHGNPLFPLQEQIARIQAARHAAQAAGIHLVINARTDAYWQAGVEPAEAMRNTLERGKAYLQAGADCIFIPGLRNPEHIKTVIDYLRAVHQEPAINILAGPGVPSIPELAKLGVKRVSYGSGPHRAAMRLLRRMAEEAKTSGTFKALTEGAVPYEEMNGLMGT, from the coding sequence ATGACTCCTGAACCTCGCACGCCCGTTTCTCAGCCTTCTGCAACTGTGTCTTCTGCCACGCTCACGCTCGCACAAAAAGCTGAGCAGCTGCTTGAGCTGCATCACGCCCCGCAACCGCTCGTCCTCATCAATGTCTGGGACGCAGCCAGCGCCGCCATGGTTGAGCATTGCGGTTTGCCCGCCATCGCCACCAGCAGCGCCGCCATGGCCAACGCTCTCGGCTTCCCAGATGGGCAGTACCTTCCCTGGGCGCAGATGCTTGAGGCTGTCGCCCGTGTCTGCCGCGCCGTCAAAGTGCCCGTCACTGCGGATATTGAATCCGGCTTCGCCGCCAACGTTACAGCCCTTGAAAATTCCATCACCCAGATCATTCAGGCAGGCGCCGTGGGCGTGAACTTAGAAGACGTAATGCCCGCCAACCCCGTTCATCAAACCGCCGATTCTAAAAATGCCGAGGCTGTCCGCCACGGCAATCCGCTGTTTCCTTTGCAGGAACAAATCGCGCGCATTCAGGCCGCACGGCACGCGGCCCAGGCGGCAGGAATTCATCTCGTCATCAATGCCCGGACGGACGCCTATTGGCAAGCCGGCGTCGAACCCGCTGAGGCCATGCGCAACACCCTTGAGCGAGGCAAAGCCTATCTGCAGGCCGGTGCCGACTGCATCTTTATTCCCGGCCTGCGCAACCCCGAGCACATCAAGACAGTCATCGATTATCTGCGCGCCGTTCATCAGGAGCCCGCGATCAATATTCTGGCTGGCCCGGGCGTGCCGTCGATCCCCGAATTGGCAAAGCTCGGAGTCAAGCGCGTGAGCTATGGCTCCGGCCCGCATCGCGCAGCCATGCGCCTGCTGCGCCGCATGGCCGAAGAAGCCAAAACCTCCGGAACATTTAAGGCGCTGACAGAAGGCGCAGTGCCATATGAGGAGATGAATGGGTTGATGGGCACGTAG
- a CDS encoding acetamidase/formamidase family protein, which yields MKPGLPLGSHEQRPPQHFKLPATPKTVAWGYYDAAAPPVLRIHSGDTVEFDTLITNSPTGLEKAGVAPDQVEQSLRDIYKEVTNKGPGGHILNGPVYIEEAEPGDTLEVRIQKIDLAIPYAYNAFGPTRGFLPEDFPYRKMKIIPLDKDRMVAKFAPGIEIPLHPFFGSMGVAPPEGFGRIDSAPPSLHAGNMDNKELVAGTTLFLPVHARGALFEIGDGHAGQGNGEVDITALETSLVGTLEFIVHKGTGQKYPRAETPTHYISMGFHPELHEATRIAVREMIDFLVSAKHMTRDDAYMLTSVAGDVDITELVDGNKGVHVMMPKAVFVK from the coding sequence ATGAAACCCGGCCTGCCGCTGGGTTCGCACGAACAACGCCCGCCGCAACATTTCAAGCTGCCGGCCACGCCCAAGACCGTTGCCTGGGGTTATTACGATGCAGCCGCGCCCCCGGTCCTGCGCATACACTCCGGTGACACCGTGGAGTTCGACACGCTGATCACCAACAGTCCCACGGGGCTGGAGAAAGCCGGAGTCGCGCCTGACCAGGTGGAGCAGAGCCTGCGCGATATTTATAAAGAAGTAACCAATAAAGGCCCCGGCGGACACATCCTGAATGGCCCTGTCTATATTGAAGAAGCCGAGCCCGGCGATACGCTGGAAGTCCGCATTCAGAAAATCGACTTGGCCATTCCTTACGCTTACAACGCCTTTGGCCCCACGCGCGGCTTTCTGCCGGAAGACTTTCCTTATCGCAAGATGAAGATCATCCCGCTCGACAAAGACCGCATGGTCGCCAAATTTGCGCCCGGCATTGAGATTCCTCTGCATCCGTTTTTTGGCAGCATGGGCGTTGCGCCGCCGGAAGGTTTTGGCCGCATTGACAGCGCTCCTCCCAGCCTACACGCCGGCAACATGGACAACAAAGAACTCGTCGCCGGAACCACGCTGTTTCTGCCGGTGCATGCCCGCGGCGCGCTCTTTGAAATCGGCGACGGACACGCCGGCCAGGGCAATGGTGAAGTGGACATCACCGCGCTGGAAACTTCTTTGGTCGGAACGCTGGAGTTCATCGTGCACAAAGGCACGGGACAGAAATATCCGCGCGCTGAGACGCCCACTCATTACATCAGCATGGGCTTTCATCCTGAGCTGCATGAGGCCACGCGCATTGCCGTGCGTGAGATGATCGATTTCCTCGTCAGCGCCAAACATATGACCCGCGATGATGCTTACATGCTCACCAGCGTCGCAGGCGACGTGGACATCACGGAGCTGGTGGACGGCAATAAGGGAGTGCACGTAATGATGCCGAAAGCCGTGTTTGTGAAGTAA
- a CDS encoding phage holin family protein, which produces MRLLLRWLINAVSLLIVAYIVPGFELHGFGAALIAAIVFGIVNATLGLVLKVITFPLTILSFGLFLIVINAIMLKMAASVTPGFIVHTWTAALLGAIVLSLVSAFLNWLIKDNRRLETRR; this is translated from the coding sequence ATGCGACTGCTGCTGCGCTGGCTTATCAATGCTGTATCTTTGTTGATCGTCGCGTACATCGTTCCGGGCTTTGAGTTGCACGGCTTCGGCGCAGCGTTGATCGCAGCCATCGTTTTCGGAATTGTAAACGCGACGCTGGGCTTGGTGCTGAAGGTCATCACCTTTCCCTTAACGATTCTCAGCTTCGGCCTCTTTCTGATCGTGATCAACGCCATCATGCTCAAGATGGCTGCCTCAGTCACTCCAGGATTCATTGTCCATACCTGGACCGCCGCCCTGCTTGGCGCGATTGTCCTCAGCCTTGTCTCGGCTTTCTTGAACTGGCTGA